In one window of Candidatus Scalindua sp. DNA:
- a CDS encoding ISKra4 family transposase: MVKRKIESSDNWRALFYGFLDTRLDKIEEEYSMEDLGEISKAVFEERAEILGQLILGFIERKFGHLLNQQSCDCPECGKGMQRQGKQSKTIQTLAGQFELTRPYFYCRACRLGYYPLDEALGLSESSKQYDVQDVEAWLSSETAYETASETYERITGVKLSEHHMHETTNAIGQEVGILDVCPPREEIDKQIENLSVDKFRRPIMMLALDGAHGPMRPEPSPHPRKGKRGKGEYKEIKGFRLYLIDGQTIIHLISWHQVCADHELAEYLVKIKEAGLIPHEKIRLGIIGDGAPWIWNRCKEIFPSAKEILDYYHCSEYVHGVANAHYGKETRESLQWCEATLTRIYYGYHEEVLGGLGKMKARTQDIQDKIDKFYTYLTNHCEKMDYSSAKRGGYHIGSGAIESANKFISHTRLKRSGAWWYIQNANNILKIRCAKYNGTYDKVIEKYKRDDQERIKNKKFKRSLRIVK, encoded by the coding sequence GTGGTGAAAAGAAAGATAGAGTCATCCGATAACTGGAGAGCTTTATTTTATGGTTTTTTAGACACCCGATTGGATAAGATTGAGGAAGAGTACTCAATGGAAGATTTAGGAGAAATCTCAAAAGCTGTTTTCGAAGAGAGAGCGGAGATATTAGGACAACTGATTCTTGGGTTCATAGAGAGGAAATTTGGACATTTATTGAATCAGCAAAGCTGCGATTGCCCCGAATGCGGCAAGGGTATGCAAAGACAAGGAAAACAATCCAAGACTATCCAAACCCTTGCCGGACAATTTGAATTAACCAGGCCTTATTTTTATTGCAGAGCGTGTCGTTTAGGATACTATCCTTTAGACGAAGCCCTTGGATTGTCTGAATCATCGAAGCAATATGATGTGCAAGATGTGGAAGCCTGGTTGTCAAGCGAAACGGCCTATGAGACGGCCAGCGAAACCTACGAGAGAATAACCGGAGTAAAGCTGAGTGAACATCATATGCATGAGACCACGAATGCCATTGGTCAAGAAGTGGGAATTTTGGATGTCTGCCCGCCCAGGGAAGAGATTGATAAGCAGATAGAAAACCTCTCAGTGGATAAGTTTCGTCGTCCCATTATGATGCTTGCCCTGGATGGAGCCCACGGGCCGATGCGTCCCGAGCCAAGTCCTCACCCCCGTAAAGGGAAAAGAGGCAAGGGAGAATACAAAGAGATTAAAGGTTTTAGACTGTATCTCATCGATGGTCAAACTATTATTCATTTAATTAGCTGGCACCAGGTTTGTGCAGATCACGAATTAGCAGAATACTTGGTTAAGATCAAAGAAGCCGGGCTTATTCCCCACGAGAAGATACGCCTGGGAATTATAGGAGACGGTGCTCCCTGGATCTGGAACCGATGTAAAGAAATATTTCCCTCGGCAAAAGAGATTCTCGACTATTACCATTGCTCGGAGTATGTCCATGGTGTAGCCAATGCCCATTACGGAAAAGAGACAAGAGAGTCTCTACAGTGGTGTGAGGCGACTCTGACAAGAATATATTATGGTTACCATGAAGAGGTGCTTGGCGGTCTTGGAAAGATGAAAGCCCGAACTCAAGATATTCAAGATAAAATTGACAAGTTTTATACCTATCTCACAAATCATTGTGAAAAGATGGATTACAGTTCCGCCAAGCGTGGAGGATATCACATTGGCAGCGGTGCTATTGAAAGCGCCAATAAATTCATTAGCCATACAAGGCTTAAACGATCAGGAGCTTGGTGGTATATCCAAAACGCTAATAACATACTCAAGATCAGATGCGCGAAATATAACGGTACTTACGATAAAGTTATCGAAAAATACAAAAGGGACGACCAGGAAAGAATTAAAAATAAAAAATTTAAGAGAAGTCTTCGAATTGTTAAATAA
- the zupT gene encoding zinc transporter ZupT: MELDVDTSANIKMALLLTTLAGSATMIGAAIAYFIKEPRLSYLTFSLGFSAGTMIYVSFMELLTSAVQTLGQLKAVVAFFIGIFFIGIIDFFIPESENPDHFNNLQNPYKKTLQDKKLLRASMMTALAIGIHNFPEGLATFGAALSDTRLGVLIAIAIHNIPEGISVSMPIFYATGNRNKAFFFSAISGLSEPLGALVGYAFLMPFLSPGFLAGLLAFVAGIMIYISMDELLPMAHRYGHSHTVIIGIILGMMVMAASLVML, translated from the coding sequence ATGGAGCTTGATGTGGATACCTCTGCTAATATTAAAATGGCATTATTGCTGACAACCCTCGCCGGTTCTGCAACGATGATCGGCGCTGCAATTGCCTATTTCATCAAAGAACCTCGCTTAAGTTACCTGACCTTTTCTCTTGGCTTCTCCGCAGGTACGATGATATACGTCTCGTTTATGGAACTGCTTACAAGTGCCGTACAAACATTAGGTCAACTAAAAGCGGTCGTGGCATTTTTCATAGGCATATTTTTCATCGGAATAATTGATTTTTTCATCCCGGAATCCGAAAATCCTGACCATTTCAACAACCTGCAGAATCCGTACAAAAAAACACTCCAGGATAAGAAACTGCTTCGCGCATCAATGATGACGGCATTGGCAATAGGAATACATAATTTCCCCGAAGGGCTGGCAACATTCGGAGCCGCTTTGTCTGACACAAGACTTGGTGTCCTCATCGCAATAGCGATCCATAACATACCCGAAGGCATCTCCGTCTCAATGCCGATATTCTACGCAACCGGAAACAGAAACAAAGCTTTTTTCTTCTCTGCGATTTCAGGTTTGTCAGAACCACTCGGCGCACTGGTAGGCTATGCCTTTTTAATGCCTTTTCTGTCACCTGGTTTTTTAGCCGGATTGCTGGCATTTGTCGCAGGAATTATGATCTATATCTCAATGGATGAATTGCTCCCAATGGCTCACCGCTATGGCCACAGCCACACCGTCATCATCGGAATAATCTTAGGAATGATGGTAATGGCAGCAAGCTTAGTTATGTTATAA
- a CDS encoding transposase, with translation MSHLMSIPGIGHFSAALIKSEIIDISRFASFNRLCAYAGLAPRVSASANKTFHGPLNKNRSKNLQWILIENVYHFIKAIPKMQDKYETLKKRKEHNTAKVALAREMLKIVYHVLKEQRPFYLDTKKSKIQSVAAPALSGV, from the coding sequence ATGTCTCATTTAATGAGCATTCCAGGCATTGGCCACTTTTCCGCAGCCTTAATCAAATCGGAAATCATAGATATCTCTCGTTTCGCTTCGTTTAACCGGTTATGTGCGTATGCAGGGCTTGCCCCTCGTGTCAGTGCGAGTGCAAACAAAACCTTCCATGGACCGTTAAACAAGAACAGGAGTAAAAATCTCCAATGGATATTGATAGAAAATGTTTATCATTTTATAAAAGCTATTCCAAAGATGCAGGATAAATACGAAACACTCAAGAAGAGAAAAGAGCATAATACTGCGAAGGTAGCCCTTGCCAGGGAGATGCTCAAGATTGTCTATCATGTACTCAAAGAACAGAGGCCATTTTATCTTGATACAAAAAAATCTAAAATCCAGTCGGTGGCGGCTCCTGCACTCAGTGGGGTCTGA
- a CDS encoding HigA family addiction module antitoxin translates to MFKPAHPGEVLKEMYLEPLGLTVTNAAESLGITRKTLSELINGRSGISTSMALRLSKAFGTTPELWLNMQQNYDLWRAKKKTRLSKVKVLFEASISI, encoded by the coding sequence ATGTTTAAACCAGCTCACCCTGGTGAAGTTTTGAAAGAGATGTATCTCGAACCGTTGGGACTAACAGTGACAAACGCTGCAGAGTCCCTTGGAATCACAAGAAAGACTTTATCTGAATTGATAAATGGGCGATCAGGTATAAGCACATCGATGGCACTTCGATTATCAAAAGCATTTGGCACCACTCCCGAACTATGGTTAAATATGCAACAGAATTATGATTTGTGGAGAGCGAAGAAAAAAACGAGACTCTCCAAAGTTAAGGTCCTCTTTGAAGCATCTATTTCTATATAA
- a CDS encoding transposase, whose protein sequence is MARQWRIEFEGAYYHILSRGNERRDIFRDNDDRILFLDTLGEMSDRFAIEVYAYALMDNHYHLLLKTNKPNISKGMQWFGTTYTRQYNIKHKRNRHLFQGRFKSFLIENDEYLMLLSCYIHRNPLRAGIVRRLADYPWSSYSIYAYDKKSPEWLITKPILSLFDTKNKHLAYRKMVQSYSKEETKIWEDFRHGLFFGSQEFIDRIKSQYLSENPDVEIPQKRQVLRDNNPEKILKIAAKVLKCDTGDFLRSSRISDSDKLNRDLLIYLLWSTGWYNNQEIGNLFGLGYSSISRRVAIMKSKITKDGKLNKRVTEIRSLIKV, encoded by the coding sequence ATGGCAAGACAATGGCGTATTGAATTTGAAGGGGCTTACTATCATATCTTATCACGAGGAAATGAACGAAGGGATATTTTTCGAGATAACGATGACCGTATTTTATTCCTGGACACTCTGGGGGAAATGTCAGACAGGTTTGCTATTGAAGTTTACGCTTATGCCCTCATGGATAATCATTACCATTTGTTACTGAAAACTAATAAGCCCAATATTTCTAAAGGCATGCAATGGTTTGGAACAACCTATACACGTCAATATAATATTAAACACAAGCGAAATAGACATCTTTTTCAAGGGCGCTTCAAAAGCTTTCTTATAGAAAATGATGAATACCTTATGCTTCTCTCCTGTTATATCCATAGAAATCCTCTGCGTGCAGGAATAGTGAGGAGACTGGCTGACTATCCATGGAGCAGTTATTCTATTTATGCTTATGACAAGAAATCACCGGAGTGGTTGATTACAAAGCCTATTCTTTCTCTTTTCGATACAAAAAACAAGCACCTGGCATATAGGAAAATGGTACAAAGTTACTCTAAAGAAGAAACAAAAATATGGGAAGATTTTCGACATGGCCTTTTTTTTGGTTCCCAGGAATTTATTGACCGTATAAAGTCTCAGTATTTGTCAGAAAACCCAGATGTTGAAATTCCTCAAAAAAGGCAAGTATTAAGAGATAATAATCCTGAAAAAATTCTGAAGATAGCGGCAAAAGTTTTAAAGTGCGATACGGGTGATTTTTTACGATCCTCAAGGATAAGTGATTCAGATAAATTAAATCGTGATTTATTAATCTATCTTCTGTGGAGTACCGGTTGGTATAATAACCAGGAAATTGGTAATTTGTTTGGTCTTGGTTATTCATCCATAAGTCGAAGGGTAGCTATTATGAAATCAAAGATAACGAAAGATGGAAAATTGAATAAGAGGGTAACGGAGATTAGATCACTAATCAAGGTTTGA
- a CDS encoding type II toxin-antitoxin system HicB family antitoxin, producing MIRNFSLEYWIDDNWYVGRLKEIPGVFSQGETIEELEENIKDAYHMMMEDEVIQPNKDVKIKEIGVDV from the coding sequence ATGATCAGGAATTTTTCTTTAGAATATTGGATAGATGATAATTGGTATGTCGGAAGATTAAAGGAAATTCCAGGAGTCTTCAGCCAAGGCGAAACCATTGAAGAGTTAGAAGAAAACATAAAAGATGCCTATCATATGATGATGGAAGATGAGGTAATACAACCTAACAAGGATGTAAAGATTAAAGAAATTGGAGTTGATGTTTGA
- a CDS encoding type II toxin-antitoxin system HicA family toxin, whose translation MKRGNFIKELIKGGCYLKRHGKKHDIYTNPRNGKKAPVPRHSEIKESLCAIIKKQLGLD comes from the coding sequence TTGAAGAGAGGCAATTTTATAAAGGAGCTAATAAAAGGGGGCTGTTATTTGAAACGTCACGGGAAAAAACATGACATATACACAAATCCTAGAAATGGTAAAAAAGCACCTGTGCCACGCCATTCTGAAATAAAAGAAAGTCTTTGTGCCATTATAAAAAAACAACTCGGTTTGGATTAA
- a CDS encoding BrnT family toxin has translation MEFEWDERKCTTNVKKHGIDFSDADELFSGYTITMEDDRFHYNEQRFFTLGMIKGRVAVVVHTERNDRIRIISMRKATKYEQKIYFSQIQD, from the coding sequence GTGGAATTCGAATGGGATGAAAGAAAATGTACGACAAATGTTAAAAAACATGGAATTGACTTTTCTGATGCTGATGAACTATTTAGTGGATATACGATTACAATGGAGGACGATAGATTTCACTATAACGAACAACGTTTTTTCACCCTTGGTATGATAAAAGGTAGAGTGGCAGTGGTTGTACATACCGAACGAAACGACAGGATTAGAATTATATCTATGAGAAAGGCAACCAAATATGAGCAAAAAATCTATTTCTCGCAAATCCAGGACTGA
- a CDS encoding type II toxin-antitoxin system RelE/ParE family toxin, producing the protein MIKTFRHKGLQKFFDKGDFSKIRPEHRKKIRLILTIITAAKEIHDVNFPGSNLHRLSGKYQSYWSVSVSGNWRIIFKFEDGDAHDLDYLDYH; encoded by the coding sequence GTGATTAAGACATTTAGGCATAAAGGTCTTCAAAAGTTCTTTGATAAGGGTGATTTTTCAAAAATAAGACCTGAGCATAGAAAAAAGATTCGTTTGATATTAACTATTATTACTGCCGCAAAAGAGATACATGATGTCAATTTCCCAGGTTCAAACCTACACCGATTATCAGGTAAATATCAATCATATTGGTCTGTTAGTGTGAGCGGAAATTGGAGAATCATCTTTAAATTTGAAGATGGTGATGCCCATGATCTTGATTATTTAGATTATCATTAG
- a CDS encoding BrnA antitoxin family protein: protein MSKKSISRKSRTDFNRLDKQEDKDIDFSDSPEITPEMFARTVVRKGLKLVPQKSQITLRMDTDVLEWFKTQGKGYQTRMNALLRAYMQAQKNHHKRLTKK from the coding sequence ATGAGCAAAAAATCTATTTCTCGCAAATCCAGGACTGATTTTAATCGGCTAGATAAACAGGAAGACAAAGATATTGATTTTTCTGATTCACCTGAGATCACACCTGAAATGTTTGCAAGAACTGTAGTACGTAAAGGGCTGAAACTAGTACCTCAAAAATCTCAGATAACTTTACGTATGGATACTGATGTGTTAGAATGGTTTAAAACCCAAGGTAAGGGCTACCAAACACGTATGAATGCATTGCTGCGAGCCTACATGCAAGCACAGAAAAATCACCATAAGCGCCTAACAAAAAAATGA
- a CDS encoding transposase translates to MARQWRIEYKGAYYHILSRGNERRDIFQDSDDRILFLETLGSMADRFDVEVYAYVLMDNHYHLLLKTNNSNISKSMQWFGTTYTRRYNVKHKRSGHLFQGRFKNFLIENDEYLIRLSCYIHRNPLRAGIVRRLVDYPWSSYPIYAYGKKSPEWLCTGPIFSCVETKEKHKAYREIVQSYSKEEKRIWEDFRHGIILGSQKFVDQIRSKYLTEKTDVEVPQKRQVLRNTNPESLLKKAAEVLKCNTNDFIQSSRISEENKYDRDILIYFLWSTGWYSNQEIGKLFGLCYSSISRRVTIVKSKDGKIKERITMIKSQIKV, encoded by the coding sequence ATGGCAAGACAATGGCGCATAGAGTATAAGGGAGCTTATTATCACATCTTATCACGCGGTAATGAGCGAAGGGATATTTTTCAGGATAGTGACGATCGTATTTTGTTTCTAGAGACTTTAGGAAGTATGGCTGACAGGTTTGATGTTGAGGTTTATGCATACGTTCTTATGGATAATCATTATCATTTGCTACTAAAAACCAATAATTCCAATATCTCTAAAAGCATGCAATGGTTTGGTACTACTTATACACGTAGATACAATGTAAAGCATAAGCGAAGCGGTCACTTGTTTCAAGGACGCTTCAAAAACTTTCTCATCGAAAATGATGAATACCTAATACGGCTTTCTTGCTATATTCATAGAAATCCGTTGCGGGCCGGAATTGTCAGGAGATTAGTAGATTATCCATGGAGCAGTTATCCAATTTATGCTTATGGGAAGAAGTCACCGGAGTGGTTATGTACGGGGCCTATCTTTTCATGTGTGGAGACAAAAGAGAAGCACAAAGCATACAGGGAAATAGTGCAAAGCTATTCCAAGGAAGAGAAGAGGATATGGGAAGATTTTCGACACGGTATTATTTTGGGTTCCCAGAAATTTGTCGACCAAATAAGGTCTAAATATTTGACAGAAAAAACTGATGTTGAAGTCCCACAAAAGCGTCAGGTATTAAGAAATACCAACCCTGAATCACTTCTGAAGAAAGCGGCAGAGGTATTAAAGTGTAATACAAATGATTTTATACAATCCTCAAGGATAAGCGAAGAAAATAAATACGATCGTGATATATTAATCTATTTTTTATGGAGTACAGGGTGGTATAGCAATCAGGAGATTGGTAAATTATTTGGCCTTTGTTATTCATCTATAAGTCGTCGAGTAACTATCGTGAAATCTAAAGATGGTAAGATCAAGGAAAGAATAACAATGATTAAATCACAGATCAAGGTTTGA
- a CDS encoding DNA adenine methylase: MNYPGGKGGVFQKLINLMPPHDVYIETHLGGGAVIRNKRPARSNFGIEIDSEVVEMWTNMHPIGFELVHDDAINYLNNYHFTGKELVYCDPPYLRETRKKYGRLYKYDYSRAQHIELLEVLKTLPCMVMISGYESTLYKESLRSWQTHSFQAVCHHGVATEWLWMNYSVPVGLHDYRYLGNNFRERERIKRKTKRWTAKLKSMPVLERQALLFAIDVFRER; the protein is encoded by the coding sequence ATGAATTATCCAGGCGGCAAAGGAGGTGTATTCCAAAAGTTAATCAATCTTATGCCACCCCATGATGTCTACATAGAGACTCATTTGGGTGGTGGCGCTGTTATACGGAACAAACGACCTGCCAGGAGTAATTTTGGGATAGAAATTGACTCGGAAGTTGTTGAGATGTGGACAAATATGCATCCAATAGGTTTTGAACTGGTCCATGATGACGCAATTAATTATCTGAATAATTATCATTTCACAGGAAAAGAACTGGTATATTGTGACCCACCATATCTTCGCGAGACAAGGAAAAAGTATGGACGGCTATATAAATATGACTATAGCCGTGCGCAGCACATCGAACTTTTGGAAGTTTTGAAAACTCTTCCCTGCATGGTGATGATATCCGGTTACGAGTCAACCTTATACAAAGAATCATTGCGTAGCTGGCAGACACATTCTTTTCAGGCCGTCTGTCATCATGGCGTAGCAACGGAGTGGTTATGGATGAACTATAGTGTTCCGGTAGGACTGCACGACTATCGTTATCTTGGCAATAACTTTCGTGAGCGGGAACGGATAAAGAGGAAGACCAAAAGGTGGACAGCGAAACTTAAATCCATGCCTGTATTAGAACGTCAGGCGTTACTATTCGCCATAGATGTATTCAGGGAGCGATAG
- a CDS encoding adenosylcobalamin-dependent ribonucleoside-diphosphate reductase has translation MTEKTAPQINLSFADKNPTTEIVTDQKQESKSEKKIISFEEALEASLEYFKGDALAARVWVNKYALKDSFGNIYELTPDDMHKRLASEISRVEKQYSNPLSFDDLYELIKDFKYIVPQGSPMTGIGNNFQIASLSNCFVIGHKGFSDSYGGIMKIDQEQVQLMKRRGGVGHDLSHIRPTGSRVLNSALTSTGVVPFMERYSNSTREVAQDGRRGALMLSISIKHPDAERFIDAKLGTGKVTGANISVRIDDEFMNAVVDGTMYKQQFPVKAEDPSYSQEIDARQLWAKIVHNAWKSAEPGMLFWDTIIKESVADSYADVGFNTVCTNPCGEIPLCPYDSCRLLAINLYSYVDGPFTDKAKFNWEKFRKHIGIAQRIMDDIIDLELEKVDAIIDKIVSDPEDREIKQVEISLWENIKCKAVEGRRTGVGITAEGDMLAALGLRYGSENAIDFSVEVHKTIALEAYRSSVEMAKERGPFPVFDIKKEKDHPFINRLAKEDPKLIEDMKKYGRRNISLLTIAPTGTTSLMTQTTSGIEPVFLPIYKRRRKVNPNDKEVNVTFVDEIGDSWEEYNVFHQNFLTWLKVNGMDPEEIKNFDDKELNELVKRSPYYKATAKDIDWMQKVKMQGEIQKWVDHSISVTINLPTEAKEELVGNLYIKAWESGCKGVTVYRDGSRTGVLLATDNKVDEKLKFPTRRPKELDADILRFKNNDEYWIAFVGLIDGKPYEIFTGLKEDDTFPIPKNVSKGKIIKHKLESGEKRYDFQYIDKYGYKVTMGGLSHQFNSEFWNYAKLISGVLRHGMTVIDAAHLVSTLHLDNATINSWTAGVARALKKYIANGTKAKAGKKCNECSSSNMIYQEGCLLCTDCGFSKCG, from the coding sequence ATGACAGAAAAAACAGCACCGCAAATAAATCTCTCTTTTGCAGACAAAAACCCAACAACCGAAATAGTGACAGACCAAAAACAAGAATCAAAGAGCGAGAAGAAGATAATTTCATTTGAAGAGGCGTTAGAGGCTTCGTTGGAATATTTTAAAGGTGATGCATTAGCTGCCAGGGTTTGGGTTAATAAATATGCATTAAAGGACTCATTTGGAAATATCTATGAGTTAACTCCGGATGACATGCATAAACGTCTGGCCAGTGAGATAAGCAGAGTTGAAAAGCAGTATTCCAATCCACTCTCCTTTGATGATCTTTATGAGTTAATAAAAGACTTTAAATACATCGTTCCTCAAGGCTCACCAATGACCGGTATTGGGAATAACTTCCAGATCGCGAGCCTTTCCAATTGCTTTGTGATCGGACACAAAGGCTTTTCTGACTCTTATGGTGGGATTATGAAGATTGACCAGGAGCAGGTCCAGTTAATGAAGCGTCGCGGAGGGGTTGGGCACGACCTGTCTCATATCCGTCCTACCGGAAGCCGGGTGTTAAACAGCGCACTTACCTCAACAGGTGTCGTTCCTTTTATGGAGCGTTATTCAAATTCAACACGTGAGGTAGCCCAGGATGGCCGCAGGGGCGCACTCATGCTCAGCATCTCCATAAAGCATCCCGACGCAGAACGATTCATTGATGCAAAACTGGGAACGGGAAAGGTTACCGGAGCAAATATCTCAGTAAGGATTGATGATGAATTCATGAATGCAGTTGTGGATGGTACAATGTACAAACAGCAATTCCCTGTGAAGGCTGAAGATCCATCTTACTCACAGGAAATAGACGCCAGACAGCTATGGGCAAAAATTGTACATAATGCTTGGAAATCGGCTGAACCGGGAATGCTATTCTGGGATACCATTATTAAAGAATCAGTAGCGGACAGTTATGCAGATGTTGGGTTTAACACCGTATGTACAAATCCATGTGGTGAGATTCCGCTGTGTCCCTATGATAGTTGTAGATTGCTTGCCATTAACCTTTACAGTTACGTTGACGGTCCGTTTACAGACAAGGCTAAATTTAACTGGGAAAAATTCAGGAAGCATATTGGAATAGCCCAACGGATCATGGATGATATAATTGATCTGGAACTGGAAAAGGTTGATGCTATTATAGACAAAATTGTTTCAGACCCTGAAGACAGAGAGATCAAGCAGGTTGAAATAAGTTTGTGGGAGAATATTAAATGTAAAGCTGTTGAAGGGAGAAGGACAGGCGTGGGAATTACTGCTGAAGGAGATATGCTGGCAGCGCTTGGATTAAGATATGGAAGCGAAAATGCCATTGATTTTTCGGTGGAAGTGCATAAAACAATTGCCCTCGAAGCGTATCGCTCCTCTGTGGAAATGGCGAAAGAGAGGGGCCCTTTTCCTGTATTTGATATCAAGAAAGAGAAGGACCACCCTTTCATCAATAGATTGGCGAAAGAGGACCCGAAATTAATTGAAGATATGAAGAAGTACGGAAGAAGAAACATATCTCTGCTTACTATTGCCCCTACAGGCACCACCAGTCTGATGACTCAAACCACATCAGGTATTGAACCAGTCTTCCTGCCTATCTATAAGCGTCGCAGGAAAGTAAACCCAAATGATAAAGAGGTAAATGTCACTTTTGTTGATGAGATTGGCGACAGTTGGGAGGAGTATAATGTATTTCACCAAAATTTCCTTACCTGGCTAAAGGTAAATGGCATGGATCCGGAGGAGATTAAAAACTTTGATGATAAAGAGCTCAATGAACTGGTCAAGCGCTCCCCTTATTACAAGGCTACCGCGAAAGATATAGACTGGATGCAGAAAGTCAAAATGCAGGGAGAAATACAGAAATGGGTAGATCACTCTATCAGCGTAACAATAAATTTGCCGACGGAAGCAAAGGAAGAGCTTGTTGGAAATCTGTATATAAAGGCATGGGAAAGTGGCTGTAAGGGCGTTACCGTTTATCGAGACGGATCTCGAACGGGAGTATTACTTGCTACGGATAATAAGGTAGACGAAAAGTTAAAATTCCCTACAAGAAGGCCGAAAGAACTTGATGCAGATATATTGAGATTCAAAAATAATGATGAGTATTGGATCGCTTTTGTCGGTTTGATTGATGGCAAACCATACGAAATATTCACAGGTCTCAAAGAGGATGATACTTTCCCCATACCAAAAAATGTTTCAAAAGGAAAAATCATCAAGCATAAACTGGAATCCGGAGAAAAAAGATACGATTTCCAGTACATTGATAAATATGGTTATAAAGTAACAATGGGAGGGCTGTCTCATCAGTTTAACAGTGAATTCTGGAATTACGCAAAACTGATTTCCGGGGTGCTAAGGCACGGGATGACAGTAATTGATGCGGCCCATCTGGTCTCTACACTGCATCTGGATAATGCTACCATTAATAGCTGGACAGCAGGTGTTGCACGGGCGTTAAAGAAATATATCGCAAATGGCACAAAGGCCAAGGCGGGCAAGAAATGTAATGAATGCAGCTCTTCCAATATGATTTACCAGGAGGGTTGCCTGCTCTGCACAGACTGTGGCTTTTCAAAGTGCGGTTAA